Below is a window of Halogeometricum rufum DNA.
GCCAGTCGCGACGTACCACCCCGCGACGACGAGAAGTGCGACCGCCAACACAGCGAGGGGGACCGCCGCGAGTTGGCGATTCGTGTACCGGGTGTAATCGACTTCCGGTACGGTGAACTCGACCATGCGTGGCGTTGGTCATAGCTCCCGAATAAGCCTTCCTAAGTACGGATACTACGTGTGGATGCCTCTCACTCGTCTCTCTGAACGTTATTGAGTCTGAGACGCTTAAATAACTACTTGTGGAAATCAGATCAGAAAGAGGGCATTGAGTACTATTGTAGTGTCTATCTTTCAGAGTCATGTGAACTACCCTACCCTACTCGCTCACCGCTGACGCGGTTCGCTCCTTGAGGGTAGGGCTTCCTGCTTCTATGACGCGCTTTGCAGATACCGAATCGGTATCCACAGGGAGCGCAGTCTCCACAGGCGTTGATTCGGAGTATCCCACTCCTACGTCTTCGAGGCCGCGAGAAAGGATGTTCCACGCCGCGTTCGCATCTCTGTCCGCCTCGAACCCGCAGGCAGGACAGGAGTGTTCACGCACCCACAACGGTTTCTCCGTCGAGACGCCGCACGACGCGCACTCCTTGGTCGTGCCGCTCGGGTTGACCGCGACAAAGTGCGTTCCCTCACGTTTGCACTTGTATTCGAGCAACGAGAGGAACGTCCGCCACGCGGCAGATGCCGTGTTGCGGCTATTCGACGGCGACTCCATCATTCCCTTTACGTTCAGGCCTTCTACCGCTACGAGGTCGTACTCCCGAGCGTAGTAGTTCGAGAGTTTGTGCAAGAAGTCGCGGCGCTTTCGCTTGAGGGTGGAGTGGCGTTCAGCCACGACCTGCCGTTGTTTCTCCCAATTCGCGGAGCCGTGTTCCTTCCGCGAGAGGTCGCGCTGTTCGCTTTCGAGCCGTTCGCGCTCGTCAGAGAGGTCGAGCGACCCGACCGCCGTGCCGTCGGTGTCGTGAGCGTACTTGAGAATCCCCACGTCGATGCCGACGCACTTCTCGGGGTTTTCGGGCTTCGCGGGTGGTTCGCGGTCCATTTCGACGCCGAACGTGGCGAACCACTCACTCGTCGGTTCCTTCTTGAGCGTGACCTGCTTGAGTGTCGCGTCGTCAGGGATGGCGCGGTGGAGACGAATCGGTATATCTCCGAGTTTCGAGAGTGATAGGACAGTCTGACCGCCCTTCTTGTCGAGCTTGAAGCCAGACTGACTATACGTGAAACTGCGGAACTCCCGTGGTGGCTTCCACTTGAGTTGGCCGACGCCGTAGCCGTTCTCCTTGAGTTTGGAGAGTCCTTTGAGGTTGTCGAACAGTCGTTCAACGACGGTTTGGAGAACTTTCGAGTACACGTCGGAGAGGTCGTCCCACCACTGTTTGAGGTCGGGCAGTTCCGACCGCAGGGTGGTCATGGACGGCAGTTTGCCGTGTTCGTCTTGGTACTCGTTGAGGCGGTAGAGCGTGTGGTTGTAGAGTTGCCTACAAATGTCTCGGTGGCGGTCCAACTCCTTGCGGTGGGAGTCGGACGGCTTGAGACGGTACTTGTAGGCGTAGTACATCCGTTACTCCCGCTCCTCGATTAGTTCGTCCAGTTGCTCACGGATGAACGACGAGAGGTTAAGGTGGTGGTCCTCTATCCACTCGTCTTGGTCCTCTCGGATGGTGATTGTCTTCCGCTTCACTGTAATGCACGTTATGCACGTTACACGTACAAAACCTCGGTCGCGTGGGCCTGTGGGCCGGGTGGCGAACGTGTTTGAGAACTGTGCGGCACTGTATCCCCTCCCTACTGCGCTACTCGGTTGCTTTGCTCCCTGCGTTGCTCCTTGAGGAGGGGGGCTTAGTGCCTCGATTCAGTTAAGAAAAAAGCACGCATAACCGGTTATGAAGCCAAAAAATGAGTCGGACCATCCGAACCTTCGAGGCCACGATTACGAACCAGCGACAGGTTCGTGACGACCTCGACCAACTCGGATGGGCCGCCTCAAAACTCTGGAACGTC
It encodes the following:
- a CDS encoding RNA-guided endonuclease InsQ/TnpB family protein, which produces MYYAYKYRLKPSDSHRKELDRHRDICRQLYNHTLYRLNEYQDEHGKLPSMTTLRSELPDLKQWWDDLSDVYSKVLQTVVERLFDNLKGLSKLKENGYGVGQLKWKPPREFRSFTYSQSGFKLDKKGGQTVLSLSKLGDIPIRLHRAIPDDATLKQVTLKKEPTSEWFATFGVEMDREPPAKPENPEKCVGIDVGILKYAHDTDGTAVGSLDLSDERERLESEQRDLSRKEHGSANWEKQRQVVAERHSTLKRKRRDFLHKLSNYYAREYDLVAVEGLNVKGMMESPSNSRNTASAAWRTFLSLLEYKCKREGTHFVAVNPSGTTKECASCGVSTEKPLWVREHSCPACGFEADRDANAAWNILSRGLEDVGVGYSESTPVETALPVDTDSVSAKRVIEAGSPTLKERTASAVSE